The following are encoded in a window of Carya illinoinensis cultivar Pawnee chromosome 15, C.illinoinensisPawnee_v1, whole genome shotgun sequence genomic DNA:
- the LOC122295870 gene encoding U-box domain-containing protein 21-like, whose translation MILGWRKRRIARHAGKKNPAGNHEMELVIPNHFRCPISLELMKDPVTLSSGITYDRESIETWLEAGNFTCPVTNMMLRSFDQIPNHTLRKMIQDWCVEKQNYGVERIPTPRTPVTPIEVSEILFAVSASAQDADQYRCLELVQKIQKWGAESERNRRCIVANGTAAVLAAAFDAFSKDSVERNVAVLEEILSALNWMFPFDVEAQKSLGSRASLGCMVWFLSSKDLSPKQDSIVALKELLACDQQLVEKLSDIEEVNEILVEFVKKQICPTITKASIMVIFYMVSVAYSSSEMIKLAFVKMGLVSLLLEILVDSEKSICERALGVLCGLCSCKEGREEALSNALTVPVMVKKILRVSELATEYSISAISELCKYGRSDEGKILVEALQVGAFQKLLLVIQVGCGDKTKEKATELLKLLNPYRAGLECIETVDFKNLKRSF comes from the coding sequence ATGATTTTAGGTTGGAGGAAGAGAAGAATAGCCCGCCATGCCGGGAAAAAGAATCCTGCAGGCAACCATGAGATGGAGCTTGTGATTCCGAATCATTTCCGATGCCCCATATCCCTTGAGTTGATGAAAGATCCTGTCACATTGTCTTCTGGGATTACATATGATCGTGAAAGTATCGAAACCTGGCTTGAAGCTGGGAATTTTACGTGCCCTGTCACGAATATGATGCTCAGGAGTTTTGATCAGATTCCTAACCACACACTCAGGAAGATGATCCAAGATTGGTGCGTGGAGAAACAAAATTATGGAGTTGAACGCATCCCGACGCCGAGAACTCCAGTCACGCCAATTGAGGTTTCGGAGATTCTTTTCGCTGTTTCAGCCTCAGCTCAAGATGCTGACCAGTACAGATGCTTAGAACTGGTGCAGAAAATTCAGAAATGGGGTGCGGAGAGTGAACGTAATAGGCGGTGCATCGTCGCAAATGGAACTGCCGCTGTACTGGCTGCTGCATTCGATGCATTTTCAAAAGATTCTGTTGAGAGAAATGTCGCAGTGTTGGAAGAGATATTGTCTGCACTGAATTGGATGTTTCCTTTCGATGTGGAAGCCCAGAAATCCTTAGGATCTCGAGCTTCTTTGGGTTGCATGGTCTGGTTTTTGAGCAGCAAAGATCTTTCACCAAAGCAAGACTCCATAGTAGCCTTGAAAGAGCTTCTTGCTTGTGATCAACAGCTTGTGGAAAAGCTGTCAGACATTGAGGAAGTGAATGAAATACTAGTTGAATTCGTCAAAAAGCAAATCTGTCCAACAATTACAAAAGCTTCAATCATGGTGATTTTCTACATGGTTTCTGTTGCTTATTCGTCCAGCGAGATGATCAAATTAGCATTTGTGAAGATGGGTTTGGTTTCTTTACTCCTGGAGATTCTTGTTGACTCAGAGAAAAGCATATGTGAGAGGGCTTTGGGTGTTCTATGTGGACTTTGCAGCTGCAAAGAAGGGAGAGAAGAGGCTCTAAGTAATGCCTTAACCGTACCAGTCATGGTGAAGAAAATCTTGAGGGTGTCGGAATTGGCAACAGAGTATTCCATTTCTGCAATTTCAGAGCTCTGCAAATATGGAAGAAGTGATGAAGGAAAAATTCTGGTTGAGGCTCTTCAAGTTGGAGCCTTTCAGAAGCTTTTGTTAGTCATACAGGTTGGTTGTGGTGATAAGACAAAGGAGAAAGCAACTGAGCTTCTGAAACTGTTGAATCCTTACAGGGCTGGGTTGGAGTGCATTGAAACTGTAGATTTCAAGAATCTCAAAAGATCATtttga
- the LOC122296256 gene encoding extra-large guanine nucleotide-binding protein 3-like isoform X1, with translation MASEPPAAEEDKAWEEALRKMLPVGAPLPDEEQLDYSIAIEYQGPQIPYEVPKVDPLDLDSVSVRTPSLASVSDLSSVPVAIPIIPKATRFNRFRNGGLGSGVMNTPVESPSSSSALRTQFDLQCTGDSEFANRIGEPLSDSQRKPDVIDGKRAPVVTFNTPRDSDNEEDESDAYSSAAEFSVGSPISGARNGQKSWKKRGVCSRCGRGNRLKEKEACIVCEARYCSNCVLKAMGSMPEGRKCVSCIGQPIDEARRSGLGKSSRILAKVCSPLEVKQIMKAERECPANQLRPEQLVVNGKQLRQEELSEVLGCPIPPQKLKPGRYWYDKDSGFWGKEGEKPDRIISSKLNVGGKLRQNASNGNTEVYINGREITKTELRVLKLAKVQCPRDTHFWVYDDGSYEEEGQNNIKGNIWGKASTRFICSLLSLPVPPGNPHGAKEDPTIFSGRSVPEYLEQGRVQKLLLFGLEGSGTSTIFKQARFLYGKIFTPEELQNIKLMIQSNLYKYLSILLEGREKFEEESLTETTTVLDAEESAPGETGVDENKQCIYSINQRFKHFSDWLLDIVATGEFDTFFPAATREYAPIVDEVWRDPAIQETYKRREELHCLPDVAKYFLDRISLQLVRSLLSRAIEISSNEYEPTDKDILYAEGVTHSNGLAFMEFSFDDRSPMSEIYNENVEHPPPLTKYQLIRINSKGLHEGCKWLEMFEDVRAVIFCVSLSDYDQMYAHGNGPLQNKMLASRDLLESLVRHPCFKDTPFVLLLNKYDAFEDKISQVPLSTCEWFRDFSPLKAHHNSQSLAQQAYYYVAVKFKELYSSISRQKLFVGQTRARERTSIDEAFKYIREVLKWDEEKDENMYGIGVDDSFYSTEMSWSPYIRQE, from the exons ATGGCGTCTGAGCCACCGGCAGCGGAGGAAGATAAAGCTTGGGAGGAGGCTCTGAGAAAGATGCTACCTGTTGGTGCGCCATTGCCCGACGAAGAGCAACTCGATTACTCCATCGCAATCGAGTACCAAGGCCCTCAGATTCCCTACGAGGTTCCCAAGGTTGATCCCCTGGACCTCGATTCCGTTTCGGTCCGCACTCCTTCGCTAGCTTCGGTTTCGGACCTGTCTTCTGTCCCCGTGGCCATACCGATCATTCCGAAGGCCACGAGGTTCAATCGGTTCAGAAATGGAGGTCTTGGCAGCGGAGTGATGAACACTCCTGTGGAGAGCCCAAGTTCCTCTTCGGCTTTGAGAACTCAATTCGACCTGCAGTGTACCGGAGATTCGGAGTTCGCGAACCGAATTGGAGAGCCGTTGTCGGATTCCCAGCGAAAACCTGATGTAATTGACGGAAAGCGGGCTCCGGTGGTGACATTCAATACGCCGAGGGACTCGGATAACGAAGAGGACGAGTCGGACGCGTACTCGAGCGCAGCAGAATTCTCGGTCGGGTCGCCGATTTCAGGGGCCAGGAACGGCCAGAAGTCGTGGAAGAAGCGAGGAGTGTGTAGTAGGTGCGGGAGAGGGAACAGGTTGAAGGAGAAGGAGGCTTGTATAGTGTGCGAGGCGAGGTACTGTAGCAACTGTGTGCTGAAGGCGATGGGGTCGATGCCGGAGGGGAGGAAATGCGTTAGCTGCATTGGGCAGCCAATCGACGAGGCCAGGCGGTCCGGATTGGGAAAGAGTTCTAGGATCTTGGCAAAGGTTTGTAGTCCCCTGGAGGTGAAGCAGATAATGAAGGCGGAGAGGGAGTGCCCGGCGAACCAACTGAGGCCGGAACAGCTGGTTGTCAACGGGAAGCAGTTAAGGCAGGAGGAGTTGTCGGAGGTTCTGGGTTGTCCCATCCCACCGCAGAAGTTGAAGCCCGGGCGTTATTGGTACGATAAGGATTCTGGGTTTTGGGGAAAG GAGGGAGAGAAGCCCGATAGAATAATCAGTTCGAAATTGAATGTTGGGGGTAAGCTTCGTCAGAATGCGAGTAATGGGAACACAGAAGTTTACATAAATGGTCGTGAGATCACGAAAACAGAGCTCAGAGTGTTGAAG CTGGCCAAGGTACAGTGTCCCAGAGATACTCATTTTTGGGTGTATGACGATGGATCTTATGAGGAAGAAGgtcaaaataacataaaaggaAATATATGGGGAAAG GCATCCACTCGTTTCATTTGTTCGTTACTTTCGTTGCCTGTTCCACCTGGTAATCCACATGGGGCAAAAGAAGACCCAACTATTTTTTCGGGTAGATCTGTGCCTGAGTATTTGGAGCAGGGAAGGGTCCAGAAACTTCTGTTATTTGGGTTGGAAGGATCTGGAACGAGCACCATCTTCAAGCAg GCCAGGTTTTTGTACGGGAAAATTTTCACTCCAGAAGAGCTGCAGAATATCAAGCTTATGATTCAAAGCAATTTGTACAAGTATCTTAGCATACTACTTGAGGGAAGAGAGAAGTTTGAAGAGGAATCATTGACGGAGACAACTACTGTTTTGGATGCTGAAGAGTCTGCCCCAG GTGAAACAGGAGTTGATGAAAACAAGCAATGCATCTATTCAATCAACCAAAGGTTCAAGCACTTTTCTGACTGGTTACTGGATATCGTGGCTACGGGAGAATTTGACACTTTCTTCCCTGCTGCTACACGTGAATATGCTCCAATTGTAGATGAAGTTTGGAGGGATCCTGCCATTCAGGAAACATACAAGAGAAGAGAGGAACTGCATTGCCTTCCTGATGTTGCAAAATATTTCTTGGATCGT ATTTCACTGCAGCTTGTTAGGTCACTGCTTTCCAGA GCTATAGAGATATCAAGCAATGAGTATGAACCTACAGACAAGGACATTTTATATGCAGAGGGAGTCACTCATAGCAATGGTCTTGCCTTCATGGAATTCTCATTTGATGATAGAAGCCCCATGTCTGAGATATACAATGAGAACGTTGAACACCCACCTCCCTTGACCAA ATACCAATTAATTCGCATAAATTCCAAAGGACTGCATGAGGGTTGCAAATGGCTGGAAATGTTTGAAGATGTGCGGGCAGTGATATTTTGTGTTTCGTTGAGTGACTATGATCAGATGTATGCCCATGGTAACGGTccacttcaaaataaaatgctAGCGAGTAGAGATTTGCTTGAGAGTTTGGTGAGACACCCTTGTTTCAAAGACACCCCTTTCGTGCTCCTGCTGAACAAATATGATGCCTTTGAAGACAAGATAAGCCAGGTTCCTCTATCTACTTGTGAGTGGTTTAGGGACTTCAGCCCTTTAAAGGCACATCACAATAGCCAGTCCCTGGCACAACAAGCATACTACTATGTTGCAGTCAAATTCAAGGAGCTATATTCTTCCATAAGCAGACAAAAGTTATTCGTGGGGCAGACGCGAGCTCGGGAGCGTACATCAATCGATGAGGCATTCAAGTACATAAGGGAGGTCCTCAAATGGGATGAAGAAAAGGATGAAAATATGTATGGAATTGGCGTGGATGATTCTTTCTACAGTACAGAAATGAGTTGGTCTCCATATATTAGGCAGGAATGA
- the LOC122296256 gene encoding extra-large guanine nucleotide-binding protein 3-like isoform X2 yields MASEPPAAEEDKAWEEALRKMLPVGAPLPDEEQLDYSIAIEYQGPQIPYEVPKVDPLDLDSVSVRTPSLASVSDLSSVPVAIPIIPKATRFNRFRNGGLGSGVMNTPVESPSSSSALRTQFDLQCTGDSEFANRIGEPLSDSQRKPDVIDGKRAPVVTFNTPRDSDNEEDESDAYSSAAEFSVGSPISGARNGQKSWKKRGVCSRCGRGNRLKEKEACIVCEARYCSNCVLKAMGSMPEGRKCVSCIGQPIDEARRSGLGKSSRILAKVCSPLEVKQIMKAERECPANQLRPEQLVVNGKQLRQEELSEVLGCPIPPQKLKPGRYWYDKDSGFWGKEGEKPDRIISSKLNVGGKLRQNASNGNTEVYINGREITKTELRVLKLAKVQCPRDTHFWVYDDGSYEEEGQNNIKGNIWGKASTRFICSLLSLPVPPGNPHGAKEDPTIFSGRSVPEYLEQGRVQKLLLFGLEGSGTSTIFKQARFLYGKIFTPEELQNIKLMIQSNLYKYLSILLEGREKFEEESLTETTTVLDAEESAPGETGVDENKQCIYSINQRFKHFSDWLLDIVATGEFDTFFPAATREYAPIVDEVWRDPAIQETYKRREELHCLPDVAKYFLDRAIEISSNEYEPTDKDILYAEGVTHSNGLAFMEFSFDDRSPMSEIYNENVEHPPPLTKYQLIRINSKGLHEGCKWLEMFEDVRAVIFCVSLSDYDQMYAHGNGPLQNKMLASRDLLESLVRHPCFKDTPFVLLLNKYDAFEDKISQVPLSTCEWFRDFSPLKAHHNSQSLAQQAYYYVAVKFKELYSSISRQKLFVGQTRARERTSIDEAFKYIREVLKWDEEKDENMYGIGVDDSFYSTEMSWSPYIRQE; encoded by the exons ATGGCGTCTGAGCCACCGGCAGCGGAGGAAGATAAAGCTTGGGAGGAGGCTCTGAGAAAGATGCTACCTGTTGGTGCGCCATTGCCCGACGAAGAGCAACTCGATTACTCCATCGCAATCGAGTACCAAGGCCCTCAGATTCCCTACGAGGTTCCCAAGGTTGATCCCCTGGACCTCGATTCCGTTTCGGTCCGCACTCCTTCGCTAGCTTCGGTTTCGGACCTGTCTTCTGTCCCCGTGGCCATACCGATCATTCCGAAGGCCACGAGGTTCAATCGGTTCAGAAATGGAGGTCTTGGCAGCGGAGTGATGAACACTCCTGTGGAGAGCCCAAGTTCCTCTTCGGCTTTGAGAACTCAATTCGACCTGCAGTGTACCGGAGATTCGGAGTTCGCGAACCGAATTGGAGAGCCGTTGTCGGATTCCCAGCGAAAACCTGATGTAATTGACGGAAAGCGGGCTCCGGTGGTGACATTCAATACGCCGAGGGACTCGGATAACGAAGAGGACGAGTCGGACGCGTACTCGAGCGCAGCAGAATTCTCGGTCGGGTCGCCGATTTCAGGGGCCAGGAACGGCCAGAAGTCGTGGAAGAAGCGAGGAGTGTGTAGTAGGTGCGGGAGAGGGAACAGGTTGAAGGAGAAGGAGGCTTGTATAGTGTGCGAGGCGAGGTACTGTAGCAACTGTGTGCTGAAGGCGATGGGGTCGATGCCGGAGGGGAGGAAATGCGTTAGCTGCATTGGGCAGCCAATCGACGAGGCCAGGCGGTCCGGATTGGGAAAGAGTTCTAGGATCTTGGCAAAGGTTTGTAGTCCCCTGGAGGTGAAGCAGATAATGAAGGCGGAGAGGGAGTGCCCGGCGAACCAACTGAGGCCGGAACAGCTGGTTGTCAACGGGAAGCAGTTAAGGCAGGAGGAGTTGTCGGAGGTTCTGGGTTGTCCCATCCCACCGCAGAAGTTGAAGCCCGGGCGTTATTGGTACGATAAGGATTCTGGGTTTTGGGGAAAG GAGGGAGAGAAGCCCGATAGAATAATCAGTTCGAAATTGAATGTTGGGGGTAAGCTTCGTCAGAATGCGAGTAATGGGAACACAGAAGTTTACATAAATGGTCGTGAGATCACGAAAACAGAGCTCAGAGTGTTGAAG CTGGCCAAGGTACAGTGTCCCAGAGATACTCATTTTTGGGTGTATGACGATGGATCTTATGAGGAAGAAGgtcaaaataacataaaaggaAATATATGGGGAAAG GCATCCACTCGTTTCATTTGTTCGTTACTTTCGTTGCCTGTTCCACCTGGTAATCCACATGGGGCAAAAGAAGACCCAACTATTTTTTCGGGTAGATCTGTGCCTGAGTATTTGGAGCAGGGAAGGGTCCAGAAACTTCTGTTATTTGGGTTGGAAGGATCTGGAACGAGCACCATCTTCAAGCAg GCCAGGTTTTTGTACGGGAAAATTTTCACTCCAGAAGAGCTGCAGAATATCAAGCTTATGATTCAAAGCAATTTGTACAAGTATCTTAGCATACTACTTGAGGGAAGAGAGAAGTTTGAAGAGGAATCATTGACGGAGACAACTACTGTTTTGGATGCTGAAGAGTCTGCCCCAG GTGAAACAGGAGTTGATGAAAACAAGCAATGCATCTATTCAATCAACCAAAGGTTCAAGCACTTTTCTGACTGGTTACTGGATATCGTGGCTACGGGAGAATTTGACACTTTCTTCCCTGCTGCTACACGTGAATATGCTCCAATTGTAGATGAAGTTTGGAGGGATCCTGCCATTCAGGAAACATACAAGAGAAGAGAGGAACTGCATTGCCTTCCTGATGTTGCAAAATATTTCTTGGATCGT GCTATAGAGATATCAAGCAATGAGTATGAACCTACAGACAAGGACATTTTATATGCAGAGGGAGTCACTCATAGCAATGGTCTTGCCTTCATGGAATTCTCATTTGATGATAGAAGCCCCATGTCTGAGATATACAATGAGAACGTTGAACACCCACCTCCCTTGACCAA ATACCAATTAATTCGCATAAATTCCAAAGGACTGCATGAGGGTTGCAAATGGCTGGAAATGTTTGAAGATGTGCGGGCAGTGATATTTTGTGTTTCGTTGAGTGACTATGATCAGATGTATGCCCATGGTAACGGTccacttcaaaataaaatgctAGCGAGTAGAGATTTGCTTGAGAGTTTGGTGAGACACCCTTGTTTCAAAGACACCCCTTTCGTGCTCCTGCTGAACAAATATGATGCCTTTGAAGACAAGATAAGCCAGGTTCCTCTATCTACTTGTGAGTGGTTTAGGGACTTCAGCCCTTTAAAGGCACATCACAATAGCCAGTCCCTGGCACAACAAGCATACTACTATGTTGCAGTCAAATTCAAGGAGCTATATTCTTCCATAAGCAGACAAAAGTTATTCGTGGGGCAGACGCGAGCTCGGGAGCGTACATCAATCGATGAGGCATTCAAGTACATAAGGGAGGTCCTCAAATGGGATGAAGAAAAGGATGAAAATATGTATGGAATTGGCGTGGATGATTCTTTCTACAGTACAGAAATGAGTTGGTCTCCATATATTAGGCAGGAATGA